From the Micromonospora sediminicola genome, one window contains:
- a CDS encoding winged helix DNA-binding domain-containing protein: MVDRRQVMSFRVRAQQLDRERGALADTAVLDLGVQDTGPDGGRWALALRGVDVSALSADDLVLLWAVRGAPHLYRRADVGAVASAVEPFSDADAGKRIYDASKPLKAAGVGNLAALDEVAARMREVVTAPTVKGEVSGRLAELLPEPYLRFCRPCDATHLYEMPFRLAAVRAGLELRLDTSPPVLQRIPDLTPRDPGERFDLVRAYLRLLGPATPKHVADYLDAPVKDVKARWPQDAVEVTVDGEKRWLLAADEAALTSTDVAATRLLGPFDLFLQAKDRATVAPDAARAKELWPVLGRPGAVLVDGELVGTWRPRKSGRTFRVSVEPWQKLSESRRRAVVEQAERLAAHRSVSLAGVDFGG, from the coding sequence GTGGTCGACCGGCGTCAGGTGATGAGTTTCCGCGTCCGTGCCCAGCAGCTCGACCGGGAGCGGGGCGCGCTCGCCGACACCGCCGTGCTCGACCTCGGCGTGCAGGACACCGGTCCCGACGGCGGCCGGTGGGCGCTGGCCCTGCGCGGGGTCGATGTGAGCGCCCTGTCGGCCGACGACCTGGTGCTGCTGTGGGCGGTTCGCGGCGCTCCCCACCTCTACCGCCGCGCCGACGTCGGCGCGGTGGCGTCGGCCGTCGAGCCGTTCTCGGACGCCGACGCGGGCAAGCGCATCTACGACGCGTCCAAGCCGCTGAAGGCGGCCGGCGTCGGCAACCTGGCCGCGCTCGACGAGGTGGCCGCGCGGATGCGGGAGGTCGTGACCGCGCCGACCGTGAAGGGCGAGGTCTCCGGCCGGCTGGCCGAGCTGCTGCCCGAGCCCTACCTGCGCTTCTGCCGCCCGTGCGACGCGACCCACCTCTACGAGATGCCGTTTCGGCTGGCCGCCGTGCGGGCCGGGCTGGAGCTGCGGCTGGACACGTCCCCGCCGGTCCTGCAACGCATCCCCGACCTCACGCCCCGCGACCCGGGCGAGCGGTTCGACCTCGTCCGCGCCTATCTGCGGCTGCTGGGGCCGGCCACGCCCAAGCACGTGGCCGACTACCTCGACGCCCCGGTCAAGGACGTGAAGGCACGCTGGCCGCAGGACGCGGTCGAGGTGACTGTCGACGGTGAGAAGCGGTGGCTCCTCGCCGCCGACGAGGCGGCGCTGACCTCGACCGACGTGGCCGCGACCCGGCTGCTCGGGCCGTTCGACCTGTTTCTCCAGGCCAAGGACCGGGCGACAGTGGCGCCGGACGCGGCGCGGGCCAAGGAGTTGTGGCCGGTGCTGGGCCGCCCCGGCGCCGTCCTGGTCGACGGCGAGCTGGTCGGCACCTGGCGCCCCCGCAAGTCGGGCCGCACGTTCCGGGTGTCCGTCGAGCCCTGGCAGAAGCTGTCCGAGAGCCGGCGCCGCGCCGTCGTCGAGCAGGCCGAACGCCTGGCGGCCCACCGGTCGGTGTCCCTCGCGGGCGTGGACTTCGGCGGCTGA
- a CDS encoding class I SAM-dependent DNA methyltransferase, whose amino-acid sequence MGAASWLDDTRTSYDTVATSYADLLRDALAGEPFQRGILGLFAELVRAQGSGPVADMGCGPGRITAHLHGLGLDAFGVDLSPAMIEVARRDHPNLRFEVGSMTRLDLADASLTGLLAWFSLIHVPDEDVPGVLAGFHRALRPGGVVLLGFFAGEGSRLKTQGYGGHPMRVHVHRRPPQRVAGWLDAAGFTVDAEMTHRPAPDVEGGFVFAHR is encoded by the coding sequence ATGGGCGCTGCCAGCTGGCTCGACGACACCCGCACCTCCTACGACACGGTGGCGACCAGCTACGCGGATCTGCTGCGCGACGCCCTCGCCGGGGAACCGTTCCAGCGCGGAATTCTCGGGTTGTTCGCCGAACTGGTGCGGGCGCAGGGGAGCGGGCCGGTCGCCGACATGGGCTGCGGACCGGGCCGGATCACCGCCCACCTGCACGGCCTCGGGCTGGACGCGTTCGGCGTCGACCTGTCACCCGCGATGATCGAGGTCGCCCGGCGGGACCACCCGAACCTGCGCTTCGAGGTGGGCTCGATGACCCGACTCGACCTCGCCGACGCGTCGCTGACCGGTCTGCTCGCCTGGTTCTCGCTGATCCACGTGCCGGACGAGGACGTGCCCGGGGTGCTCGCCGGGTTCCACCGGGCGCTGCGGCCCGGCGGGGTGGTCCTGCTCGGCTTCTTCGCCGGCGAGGGCAGCCGGCTCAAGACCCAGGGGTACGGCGGACACCCGATGCGCGTCCACGTGCACCGCCGCCCGCCGCAGCGGGTCGCGGGCTGGCTGGACGCCGCCGGCTTCACCGTCGACGCCGAGATGACCCACCGTCCCGCCCCGGATGTCGAGGGCGGGTTCGTGTTCGCCCACCGCTGA
- a CDS encoding dihydrofolate reductase family protein produces MNATPKRVATRTGVDVTAWSNSAAIPGDAVAWAGEERTRRDVVVIGSLSLVHALARADLVDEYRLITFPTVAGAGERLFATGIPGDFRFTLVEPVGPTVLTVLRRAR; encoded by the coding sequence ATGAACGCGACGCCCAAGCGGGTGGCGACCCGGACCGGCGTCGACGTGACCGCGTGGTCGAACTCGGCGGCGATCCCCGGCGACGCGGTGGCCTGGGCCGGCGAGGAGCGCACGCGGCGGGACGTCGTGGTGATCGGCAGCCTGAGCCTGGTGCACGCGCTGGCCCGGGCCGATCTGGTGGACGAGTACCGGCTCATCACCTTCCCGACCGTCGCCGGGGCGGGCGAGCGGCTGTTCGCCACCGGCATCCCCGGCGACTTCCGGTTCACGCTGGTCGAGCCGGTCGGCCCGACCGTGCTGACGGTGCTACGACGGGCCCGGTGA